Proteins co-encoded in one Deinococcus carri genomic window:
- a CDS encoding PadR family transcriptional regulator, translating to MDPQQLKGHLDLLLLAALEQGPRYGGQIIADVQASTDGYFTLREGTLYPALHRLEKAGWIAGEFQVLPRGGSPVKVYTLTPGGQQELRAQRERYERFSAAVRGVIGGQA from the coding sequence ATGGACCCCCAGCAACTCAAGGGCCACCTCGACCTGCTTCTGCTGGCCGCCCTCGAACAGGGGCCGCGCTACGGCGGGCAGATCATCGCGGACGTGCAGGCCAGCACGGACGGGTACTTCACGCTGCGCGAGGGCACGCTGTATCCGGCCCTGCACCGTCTGGAAAAGGCCGGGTGGATCGCGGGCGAGTTTCAGGTCTTGCCACGCGGGGGCAGCCCGGTCAAGGTGTATACCCTGACCCCTGGCGGCCAGCAGGAACTCCGCGCCCAGCGCGAACGCTACGAACGCTTCAGCGCCGCCGTGCGCGGTGTGATCGGGGGCCAGGCATGA